The following coding sequences lie in one Verrucomicrobiia bacterium genomic window:
- a CDS encoding tetratricopeptide repeat protein, producing the protein MCCRVRCLLGLLVLLTGGMALRAAPSPAETKAFNAAALSFQGGWWERASNELDDFTQHFPQSELLPKAVLLRAQARINLKDFDGAIELLQAHQAAAGPLADDYLFWLAEAHFQKGELAAAADLFSQFARTYAKSPRLLEAVVTEAAARARLEQWPQVGELLGGADSAFRRLAPNSPGALSAIQGWLLLGESLFRQGRYADAEKALAPLTEARLADTQAWKRDYLLAQIQRAAGHLDEALATARNLTKLTNQPSMMAEGVALQAKILEDQGQVTNAIAVWQLNVTANVPVERQREALLRVSDLWLTQSRIGDALQTLGTFLNTATNSPAADIAWLAMGELRLRRYLLTNAPTGTNVTAGAATNLVADALQAFDTLLTKFPGTSLAGRAQFGRGWCFWFEQRPADAAAAFGAAVNALPASYERSMAQFKLADALLAENNFAGALTNYDAVVASGEALPAVRTNLVERALYQALRAATQGGDSAAANRAMARLLNDFPNGFLAERSLIAYGNTVSGTTDPAEARTVFEAFLQKLPASDIAPAVRLAVARTYEQERDWPKAEAAYATWLDAYPDNPARPRAEYYRALATARSGDETNALTLFTNYVARFPTNEFAPLARLWVADHYWRQDDFVNAELNYQLLFKTHPTSDLRYEAQLMAGRAAFARRPEEALSYFTNLTSDPTCPPAIDAQALFATGDVYMLLPAADNAPVRTNYFEAAARFSKVAQRYPNSPLAILAEGKAGECYLQLGGGDPVQYEYAKREFRKVLGAAGVDVATRSDAEVGLGLAFESQAQQATGTNQTQLAQQALDHYLSVVYGSLLGPGEKADPLWVKEAGLKALRVAESLQAWDQIVKLCDKLSELLPPLRPQLEKKRARAVELSGKSAD; encoded by the coding sequence ATGTGTTGTCGCGTGCGTTGTTTGCTGGGGTTGCTGGTCCTGTTGACCGGCGGGATGGCCCTGCGCGCAGCCCCTTCGCCGGCCGAAACCAAGGCCTTCAATGCCGCCGCACTCTCCTTCCAGGGCGGCTGGTGGGAACGGGCCAGCAACGAGCTGGACGACTTCACCCAGCATTTCCCGCAATCCGAACTGCTGCCCAAAGCGGTCCTGTTGAGGGCCCAGGCGCGCATCAACCTCAAGGATTTTGACGGCGCGATCGAATTGCTGCAGGCGCATCAGGCCGCCGCCGGGCCGCTGGCGGACGATTATCTGTTCTGGCTGGCGGAGGCGCATTTCCAGAAGGGAGAGCTGGCGGCGGCCGCCGACCTGTTCAGCCAGTTCGCGCGAACGTATGCCAAATCGCCCCGCCTGCTGGAAGCGGTGGTCACCGAGGCGGCGGCGCGCGCACGGCTGGAACAGTGGCCGCAGGTGGGCGAGCTGCTGGGCGGCGCGGACAGCGCGTTCCGCCGGCTGGCGCCCAATTCCCCCGGCGCGTTGTCAGCCATTCAAGGCTGGTTGCTGCTGGGCGAGTCCCTGTTTCGGCAGGGCCGTTATGCCGACGCCGAAAAAGCCCTGGCGCCACTGACCGAGGCGCGACTGGCCGACACGCAGGCGTGGAAGCGCGACTACTTGCTGGCGCAGATTCAGCGCGCGGCCGGTCATCTGGATGAGGCGCTGGCCACGGCGCGCAACCTGACGAAGCTGACGAACCAGCCGTCCATGATGGCCGAAGGCGTGGCATTGCAGGCCAAAATCCTCGAAGACCAGGGGCAGGTGACGAACGCCATTGCCGTCTGGCAGTTGAATGTCACGGCGAACGTGCCGGTCGAGCGCCAGCGGGAGGCGTTGCTGCGCGTGAGCGATTTGTGGCTGACGCAAAGCCGCATCGGGGATGCGTTGCAGACGCTCGGCACCTTTCTGAACACCGCCACGAACTCCCCCGCGGCCGACATTGCCTGGCTGGCCATGGGCGAATTGCGGCTGCGGCGGTATCTGCTGACGAATGCCCCGACAGGAACCAACGTCACGGCCGGTGCCGCCACGAATCTCGTGGCCGACGCGTTGCAGGCGTTTGACACCCTGCTGACGAAATTTCCCGGCACGTCGCTGGCGGGGCGGGCACAGTTCGGGCGCGGCTGGTGTTTCTGGTTTGAGCAACGGCCCGCAGACGCCGCCGCAGCGTTTGGCGCGGCTGTCAACGCGTTGCCGGCGTCCTATGAACGCAGCATGGCGCAGTTCAAGCTGGCGGACGCGTTGCTCGCGGAGAACAACTTTGCCGGCGCGCTCACCAATTACGACGCCGTCGTGGCCAGCGGCGAGGCGTTGCCGGCCGTGCGCACCAACCTCGTCGAACGGGCGTTGTATCAGGCGCTGCGGGCGGCGACGCAGGGCGGCGACAGCGCGGCGGCCAATCGTGCGATGGCCCGTTTGCTGAATGATTTTCCGAACGGCTTCCTGGCGGAGCGCAGTCTGATCGCCTACGGCAACACCGTTTCGGGCACGACCGATCCGGCGGAGGCCCGCACGGTGTTTGAAGCCTTCCTGCAAAAGCTGCCGGCCTCGGACATTGCGCCGGCGGTCCGGCTGGCCGTGGCGCGCACCTATGAGCAGGAGCGCGACTGGCCCAAGGCGGAGGCCGCCTACGCCACCTGGCTCGACGCGTATCCGGACAACCCGGCCCGGCCGCGCGCGGAATACTACCGCGCCCTCGCCACGGCGCGGTCGGGCGACGAAACGAACGCGCTGACGTTGTTCACCAACTACGTGGCGCGTTTCCCAACCAATGAGTTCGCCCCGCTCGCGCGCCTGTGGGTGGCGGACCATTACTGGCGGCAGGATGACTTTGTGAACGCGGAGCTGAATTACCAGCTGCTGTTCAAGACGCATCCGACTTCGGACCTGCGCTACGAGGCCCAGTTGATGGCGGGCCGGGCGGCGTTTGCGCGGCGGCCCGAGGAGGCGTTGAGTTACTTCACCAATCTGACGAGCGATCCCACGTGTCCGCCAGCCATTGATGCGCAGGCATTGTTCGCCACGGGTGACGTTTACATGTTGCTGCCGGCGGCCGACAACGCGCCGGTCCGGACGAATTATTTCGAGGCGGCGGCGCGCTTCAGCAAGGTGGCGCAGCGCTATCCCAATTCGCCCCTGGCCATCCTGGCCGAAGGCAAGGCGGGGGAGTGCTATCTGCAACTGGGCGGTGGCGATCCCGTGCAATACGAATACGCGAAGCGCGAGTTTCGCAAGGTGCTCGGGGCCGCGGGGGTGGATGTCGCCACGCGTTCGGATGCCGAAGTTGGCCTCGGGCTCGCCTTCGAGAGCCAGGCGCAGCAGGCGACCGGCACCAATCAAACGCAGCTCGCGCAACAGGCGCTCGACCATTATTTGAGCGTCGTTTACGGTTCGCTGCTCGGGCCGGGCGAAAAAGCCGATCCGCTCTGGGTCAAGGAAGCCGGACTCAAAGCGTTGCGCGTGGCCGAGTCGTTGCAGGCGTGGGATCAAATCGTCAAGCTGTGCGACAAGCTGTCCGAACTGCTGCCGCCGTTGCGGCCGCAGCTGGAAAAGAAGCGGGCGCGGGCCGTTGAACTATCCGGCAAAAGTGCCGATTGA
- a CDS encoding iron-sulfur cluster assembly accessory protein → MQTDSAVQPVIQLTASAAAEIRGLQQKPENAAKHLRIYVEQGGCSGMQYGMTFDERREGDNATEMHGVTVLVDGFSAGYLRGTTVDFSDALTGGGFKLTNPNARHSCGCGKSFET, encoded by the coding sequence ATGCAAACCGATTCAGCAGTTCAGCCAGTCATTCAACTCACCGCCAGCGCGGCCGCCGAGATCCGGGGCTTGCAGCAAAAGCCGGAGAACGCGGCCAAGCACCTGCGCATTTACGTGGAGCAGGGCGGCTGCTCCGGGATGCAGTATGGCATGACCTTCGATGAACGCCGCGAGGGGGACAATGCCACGGAAATGCACGGGGTGACGGTGTTGGTGGACGGTTTCAGCGCGGGTTATCTGCGCGGCACAACTGTTGATTTTAGTGACGCCTTGACGGGCGGCGGCTTCAAGCTGACGAACCCGAACGCCCGGCACAGCTGCGGGTGTGGCAAATCCTTTGAGACGTAA
- the mgtE gene encoding magnesium transporter — protein sequence MIGNLLQPELAELIRKRDFNQLRGILCEFPAPDVAEILADLSADDKAILLRILPHELSTEVFEYLSLDDQEQLIQAMATEQVVNILNDLPPDDRTALLEELPSAVTQRFLSLLKPEERKIATDLLGYPEDSIGRRMTPEYVSIKQGWTVAEVLDHLRRQPERSEAMSQLYVVDDTGRLVDYVRLRKVVVSDPLTPVVELLEHQNLALHATDDQETAVAAFKKYDVTILPVIDSKGVLVGVVTVDDVLDVAEREATEDIQKLGGVEALDAPYLKIGMFEMLRKRAPWLAILFVSEMFTSTAMGYFEKEIEKAAVLALFLPLILSSGGNSGSQATTLIIRAMALRDVSLHDWWRVFRRELTAGLLLGCILAALGVVRILSWQWLGLKDYGGNYPKLAFTVGGSLVGVVLWGSLMGAMLPMLLRAFKLDPATCSAPFVATLVDVTGIVIYFTVAYYILLGHSLF from the coding sequence ATGATCGGCAACTTGCTGCAACCAGAACTGGCGGAGTTGATTCGCAAGCGCGATTTCAACCAGCTCCGCGGCATTCTGTGCGAGTTCCCCGCGCCCGACGTGGCCGAAATCCTCGCCGACCTCAGCGCCGACGACAAAGCCATCCTGCTGCGCATCCTGCCGCATGAGCTGTCCACCGAGGTCTTTGAGTATCTTTCGCTCGATGACCAGGAGCAGTTGATCCAGGCCATGGCGACGGAGCAGGTCGTCAACATCCTGAACGACCTGCCGCCGGACGACCGCACCGCGCTGCTGGAGGAGCTGCCCTCGGCGGTGACGCAGCGATTCCTGAGCCTGCTCAAGCCCGAGGAACGCAAGATCGCCACCGACCTGCTCGGGTATCCCGAAGACTCCATCGGGCGGCGCATGACGCCCGAATACGTCTCCATCAAGCAGGGCTGGACCGTGGCGGAAGTGCTGGACCATCTGCGCCGCCAGCCCGAGCGCAGCGAGGCGATGAGCCAGTTGTATGTCGTGGACGACACCGGGCGGCTGGTGGATTACGTCCGCTTGCGGAAGGTGGTGGTTTCGGATCCACTCACGCCGGTGGTGGAGTTGTTGGAACACCAAAACCTCGCGTTGCACGCGACCGATGACCAGGAAACCGCGGTGGCGGCCTTCAAGAAATATGATGTGACCATTCTGCCCGTAATCGATTCCAAGGGCGTTCTGGTTGGCGTCGTCACGGTGGACGACGTGCTCGACGTGGCGGAAAGGGAGGCCACCGAGGACATTCAGAAGCTGGGTGGCGTGGAAGCGCTGGACGCCCCATATTTGAAAATCGGCATGTTTGAAATGTTGCGGAAACGCGCGCCTTGGCTTGCCATTCTCTTCGTCAGTGAAATGTTCACCTCCACCGCCATGGGTTACTTTGAAAAGGAAATTGAGAAGGCCGCGGTGCTCGCGTTGTTCCTGCCGTTGATTCTCTCCAGCGGCGGCAATTCCGGTTCGCAGGCAACGACGTTGATCATTCGCGCCATGGCCTTGCGCGACGTGTCGCTGCACGATTGGTGGCGGGTGTTCCGGCGGGAACTTACGGCCGGTTTGCTGCTCGGCTGCATCCTCGCCGCGCTGGGCGTGGTCCGCATTCTTTCCTGGCAGTGGCTGGGATTGAAGGATTACGGCGGCAATTATCCGAAACTGGCCTTCACCGTGGGCGGCAGCCTGGTTGGCGTCGTGTTATGGGGCAGCTTGATGGGCGCCATGCTGCCGATGCTGCTGCGCGCCTTCAAGCTCGACCCGGCCACCTGTTCCGCCCCATTTGTGGCAACCTTGGTGGACGTGACTGGCATCGTGATCTATTTCACGGTGGCCTATTACATCCTGCTCGGCCATTCGCTGTTTTAG
- the thiC gene encoding phosphomethylpyrimidine synthase ThiC, with the protein MIATKDSFEPHSSEQLPASQRVYVPGEIHADVRVPMREIAVSDTKSYTGAITKNDAVRVYDCSGPWGDPEFKGTVEKGLPALRRDWILQRSDVEEYEGRPVQPIDDGYLSDKHRSLSNAKRQDETGYRLEGLTAPRRQPLRAKAGKVVTQLAYARAGIITPEMEYIAIRENMGRAKIAEMAKDIVRNDLNKQHSGSSQLGNSEYTPGVFRRFPQRIPAQITPEFVRSEIAAGRAIIPSNINHPELEPMIIGRNFLVKINANIGNSAVASSIEEEVEKMRWATKWGADTVMDLSTGKNIHATREWILRNSPVPIGTVPIYQALEKVGGKAEDLTWEIFRDTLIEQAEQGVDYFTIHAGVLLRFVPLTANRMTGIVSRGGSIMAKWCLAHHQENFLYTHWDDICDIMAAYDVSFSIGDGLRPGSIADANDQAQFGELQVQGELTRRAWAKGVQVMNEGPGHVPMHMIEENMAKQLEWCGEAPFYTLGPLTTDIAPGYDHITSGIGAAMIGWYGCAMLCYVTPKEHLGLPNKKDVKDGVIAYKIAAHAADLAKGHPGAQYRDNALSKARFEFRWEDQFNLSLDPVTAREFHDETLPQEGAKTAHFCSMCGPHFCSMKITEDVRKYAAEQGIAEEEALKKGMEEKSKEFVEKGAEVYAKA; encoded by the coding sequence ATGATCGCGACCAAAGACTCCTTCGAACCGCACAGCAGCGAACAACTGCCCGCCAGCCAACGCGTTTACGTGCCTGGCGAAATTCACGCCGATGTCCGTGTCCCTATGCGCGAAATCGCCGTGAGCGACACCAAGTCTTACACTGGCGCGATCACGAAGAACGACGCCGTGCGCGTTTATGATTGCTCCGGCCCGTGGGGCGATCCCGAATTCAAAGGCACGGTGGAAAAAGGTCTGCCCGCGCTGCGCCGCGACTGGATTCTCCAGCGCAGCGACGTCGAGGAATACGAAGGCCGCCCCGTGCAGCCGATCGACGACGGCTATCTGTCCGACAAACATCGTTCGCTCTCCAACGCCAAGCGCCAGGACGAAACCGGTTATCGCCTCGAAGGCCTGACTGCTCCGCGCCGCCAGCCGCTCCGCGCGAAAGCCGGCAAGGTCGTCACGCAGCTCGCCTACGCCCGCGCGGGTATCATCACGCCCGAGATGGAATACATCGCCATCCGCGAGAACATGGGCCGGGCAAAGATTGCCGAGATGGCGAAAGACATCGTCCGCAACGACCTCAACAAACAACATTCCGGTTCGAGCCAGTTAGGTAATAGCGAATATACTCCCGGCGTCTTCCGTCGTTTTCCTCAGCGCATCCCTGCGCAAATCACTCCCGAATTCGTCCGCAGCGAAATCGCCGCCGGCCGCGCCATCATTCCGTCCAACATCAATCACCCGGAACTCGAGCCGATGATCATCGGCCGCAACTTCCTCGTGAAGATCAACGCCAACATCGGCAACAGCGCCGTCGCGTCGAGCATCGAGGAGGAAGTGGAAAAGATGCGCTGGGCCACCAAGTGGGGCGCGGACACCGTCATGGATCTTTCCACTGGCAAGAACATCCACGCCACGCGCGAATGGATTCTCCGCAACTCGCCCGTGCCCATCGGCACTGTGCCGATTTATCAGGCGCTCGAAAAAGTCGGCGGCAAAGCCGAGGACCTCACGTGGGAAATTTTCCGCGACACCCTCATCGAACAGGCCGAGCAAGGCGTGGATTACTTCACCATTCACGCCGGCGTGTTGCTGCGCTTCGTGCCGCTCACCGCCAACCGCATGACCGGCATCGTTTCGCGCGGCGGCAGCATCATGGCCAAATGGTGTCTCGCGCATCACCAGGAGAATTTCCTCTACACCCACTGGGACGACATCTGCGACATCATGGCCGCGTATGACGTTTCGTTCAGCATCGGCGACGGCCTCCGTCCTGGCTCAATTGCCGACGCCAACGACCAGGCGCAATTCGGCGAACTCCAGGTGCAGGGCGAACTCACCCGGCGCGCGTGGGCCAAAGGCGTGCAAGTCATGAACGAAGGCCCGGGTCACGTGCCCATGCACATGATCGAGGAAAACATGGCCAAGCAACTCGAGTGGTGCGGCGAAGCACCATTTTACACGCTCGGGCCGCTCACCACCGACATCGCGCCCGGCTACGACCACATCACCAGCGGCATCGGCGCGGCGATGATCGGCTGGTATGGCTGCGCGATGCTCTGCTACGTCACGCCCAAGGAACATCTTGGCCTGCCGAACAAGAAAGATGTGAAAGACGGCGTCATCGCCTACAAGATCGCCGCGCACGCCGCCGACTTGGCGAAAGGCCATCCCGGCGCGCAATACCGCGACAACGCATTGAGCAAGGCGCGCTTTGAATTCCGCTGGGAAGATCAATTCAACCTCAGCCTCGACCCCGTCACCGCGCGTGAATTCCACGACGAAACGCTGCCACAGGAAGGTGCCAAAACCGCGCACTTCTGCTCCATGTGCGGCCCGCATTTCTGCTCGATGAAGATCACCGAAGACGTCCGCAAATACGCCGCCGAACAAGGCATTGCCGAGGAAGAAGCGCTGAAGAAGGGCATGGAGGAAAAGTCGAAAGAGTTTGTGGAGAAGGGCGCGGAGGTTTACGCGAAGGCGTGA
- a CDS encoding ParA family protein: MNNRARAIRVAVYNHKGGVGKTTLTINLADALSRLGKRVLLIDSDPQCNLTSYLVDDDVVDSLLDDSDTAKGQTLWAGLKPVESVGALDVWLHSVGGFSF; this comes from the coding sequence ATGAATAATAGAGCGCGCGCAATTCGCGTGGCTGTGTATAACCACAAGGGTGGTGTTGGAAAAACAACGCTTACGATTAACCTAGCGGATGCGCTATCCCGCCTAGGCAAGAGGGTTCTTCTGATTGATTCTGACCCTCAATGCAATTTGACCTCCTATTTGGTGGATGACGACGTCGTTGACTCGTTGCTGGATGATTCAGACACCGCCAAAGGTCAAACGCTTTGGGCTGGATTAAAGCCGGTTGAAAGTGTTGGCGCGCTTGACGTCTGGCTGCATTCGGTTGGTGGATTCAGTTTTTGA
- a CDS encoding TetR/AcrR family transcriptional regulator, with product MEKALDSAMLVFWRKGYQGASLSDLTDAMGINRPSLYAAFGNKESLFRKALARYFDGPSAYLGEALQKPTARAVVEHLFQGIVELLADPRTPTTCLWVHGALSCGDDAFRKEFAAQRAAGHGALSERFKRAIREGELPPDANADALANYVQAVNFGLTVSASTGATRKELLRIVEIALQAWPK from the coding sequence ATGGAGAAAGCGTTGGATAGCGCGATGCTGGTCTTTTGGCGCAAAGGCTATCAGGGAGCGTCGCTTTCCGACCTGACTGATGCGATGGGCATCAACCGTCCGAGCCTTTACGCAGCGTTCGGCAACAAGGAGTCGCTTTTCCGCAAGGCACTCGCCCGCTATTTCGACGGTCCGTCCGCGTATTTGGGCGAAGCACTCCAAAAGCCGACCGCCCGTGCCGTCGTGGAGCATCTTTTCCAAGGGATTGTTGAGCTGCTCGCCGACCCACGCACGCCAACGACCTGCCTGTGGGTGCATGGCGCACTTTCCTGCGGGGACGATGCTTTCCGCAAGGAATTCGCCGCGCAGCGCGCTGCGGGACATGGCGCCTTGTCAGAACGCTTCAAGCGCGCCATCCGTGAGGGAGAGCTTCCTCCGGATGCTAACGCAGATGCGCTCGCAAATTATGTGCAAGCGGTGAACTTTGGGTTAACCGTTTCGGCCTCCACCGGGGCAACTCGTAAAGAGCTGTTGCGCATTGTTGAAATCGCTTTGCAGGCCTGGCCGAAATGA
- a CDS encoding SDR family oxidoreductase has protein sequence MNTHKLAGKIALVTGGTSGIGLATAKRFVSEGAYVFITGRRQPELDAAVKQIGSNVTGIRGDVSNLADLDRVYAEIKSAKGRIDVVFANAGGGSLAPLGQITEEHFDQTFNTNVRGLLFTVQKALPLMPPGSSIILNASTTSVKGTPAFSVYSATKAAVRSFARNWTLDLKERKIRVNAISPGVVPTPGYDLLGLTKEQVQGFVDSMVPFIPLGRAGVPDEIAKAVVFLASDDSSFVNGIELFVDGGMAQI, from the coding sequence ATGAACACCCACAAACTTGCAGGAAAGATTGCCCTCGTCACGGGCGGCACGAGCGGCATCGGCCTCGCCACAGCCAAACGATTCGTCAGCGAAGGCGCGTATGTCTTTATCACCGGCCGGCGTCAACCCGAACTAGACGCTGCCGTGAAACAAATCGGAAGCAACGTTACCGGAATCCGCGGCGACGTTTCCAATCTTGCAGACCTGGATCGCGTCTATGCCGAGATTAAAAGTGCGAAAGGCCGCATTGATGTCGTGTTTGCCAACGCCGGAGGCGGCAGCCTGGCGCCGCTTGGTCAGATCACGGAGGAACATTTTGACCAGACCTTCAATACCAATGTGCGGGGACTGCTTTTCACGGTGCAAAAAGCCCTGCCGCTCATGCCGCCCGGTTCGTCAATCATCCTGAACGCATCCACCACCTCCGTGAAGGGCACCCCGGCCTTCAGCGTTTACAGCGCAACCAAGGCAGCCGTGCGGTCATTTGCTCGCAATTGGACACTGGACCTTAAAGAACGCAAAATTCGCGTGAACGCCATCAGCCCGGGGGTCGTGCCCACACCAGGCTATGATCTGTTGGGGTTGACGAAAGAACAGGTGCAGGGCTTCGTGGACTCCATGGTGCCGTTTATTCCACTGGGTCGCGCCGGCGTTCCGGACGAAATTGCCAAGGCGGTTGTGTTTCTCGCTTCCGACGACAGCAGTTTCGTCAACGGCATCGAACTCTTCGTGGATGGCGGCATGGCACAAATTTGA
- a CDS encoding DUF4256 domain-containing protein, with protein MKTNASDKKDLSPKQRDELLAALKARFDANKVRHPSLVWAKVQARLAAKPDKLLSLAEMERTGGEPDVVGQDKKSGEVIFFDCSEQTPSGRVSLCYDDEALASRKEHKPKGSAMGLAAAMGIALLTEEEYLALQKLGEFDKKTSSWIATPADFREQGGALWGGRSYGRVFIGCNGAQSYYAARGFRGSLKI; from the coding sequence ATGAAAACAAACGCCAGTGACAAAAAAGATTTGTCCCCCAAACAACGCGACGAGTTGCTGGCCGCGTTGAAAGCCCGGTTTGACGCGAACAAGGTCCGCCACCCAAGTTTGGTGTGGGCCAAGGTGCAGGCGCGGTTGGCGGCCAAGCCGGACAAGCTGCTTTCGCTCGCGGAAATGGAACGCACCGGCGGCGAACCGGATGTGGTGGGGCAGGATAAAAAGTCGGGCGAAGTCATTTTCTTCGATTGCTCCGAGCAAACGCCGTCCGGCCGCGTCAGCCTGTGCTACGACGATGAGGCGCTGGCGTCGCGCAAGGAACACAAGCCGAAGGGCAGTGCGATGGGCCTGGCCGCGGCGATGGGCATCGCGCTGTTGACGGAAGAGGAATATCTCGCGCTGCAAAAGCTGGGCGAGTTCGATAAGAAGACGTCGAGCTGGATCGCCACCCCGGCGGATTTTCGCGAGCAGGGCGGCGCGCTCTGGGGCGGTCGGAGTTACGGTCGCGTCTTCATCGGTTGCAACGGCGCGCAGTCGTATTACGCAGCACGGGGATTCCGTGGCTCGCTCAAGATCTGA